The Gemmata palustris genome includes a region encoding these proteins:
- a CDS encoding TIGR01777 family oxidoreductase has protein sequence MPNETFTLRSPVPVSAEELYAWHARPLAFQRLQPPWEDAQIIKQEGAFGTDGFRITVRTKTVGPLNGTWVADAFDFQPGRGFQDRALEGPFASWHHTHRMVPDTTETSFLEDAIEYRLPLGMAGRVFGGGMVRRRLAAMFAYRHFITASDLRRHAKFAHKPRLTIAVTGSRGMIGSDLVPLLTTGGHKVVRLLTGNATPLYDDGTKWVAWKPDAPLAADTFDGIDAVVHLAGDNVAEGRWTDAKKRKILDSRTGPTRAIARAITTLPIDRRPKVFVCASAVGFYGNRGEEELAEDSPAGEGFFPEVAKVWEGACAPARDAGVRTVNMRIGVALSPKSGALGKQLLPFKMGAGAVLGDGKQWVPWITANDVAGAIYHSLMSDEINGPVNTVGPNPVTNRTFTKTLGRVLRRPAFFWLPEVALRAAFGGVADEALLASMKARPAKLAMDGFAFDHPDLETALRFLLGR, from the coding sequence ATGCCCAACGAGACGTTCACCCTGCGGTCGCCGGTGCCGGTGTCGGCCGAAGAATTGTATGCGTGGCACGCGCGCCCGCTCGCGTTCCAGCGCCTCCAACCGCCGTGGGAAGACGCCCAGATCATCAAGCAGGAAGGCGCGTTCGGTACGGACGGCTTCCGAATCACCGTTCGCACCAAGACCGTTGGGCCGCTCAACGGAACGTGGGTCGCGGATGCGTTCGACTTCCAGCCCGGGCGGGGGTTCCAGGACCGCGCACTCGAAGGGCCGTTCGCGTCCTGGCACCACACGCACCGGATGGTTCCCGACACCACGGAAACCTCATTTCTGGAAGACGCGATTGAGTACCGCCTTCCGTTGGGAATGGCCGGGCGCGTATTCGGCGGCGGAATGGTGCGCCGGCGGCTCGCGGCGATGTTCGCCTACCGGCACTTCATCACCGCGAGCGACCTGCGTCGGCACGCGAAGTTCGCCCACAAACCGCGCCTCACGATCGCGGTCACCGGGTCGCGCGGGATGATCGGCTCCGACCTCGTGCCGCTCCTCACGACCGGCGGGCACAAGGTGGTGCGCTTGCTCACGGGGAACGCGACTCCTCTCTACGACGACGGCACGAAGTGGGTCGCGTGGAAGCCCGATGCGCCACTCGCCGCGGATACCTTCGATGGCATTGACGCGGTGGTTCACCTCGCGGGCGATAACGTGGCCGAGGGGCGGTGGACCGACGCGAAGAAGCGGAAGATCCTCGACAGTCGCACCGGACCGACGCGGGCAATCGCTCGGGCCATTACTACTCTCCCGATCGATCGGCGGCCCAAGGTGTTCGTGTGTGCGTCGGCGGTGGGTTTTTACGGGAATCGCGGCGAAGAGGAGCTGGCCGAAGACTCACCGGCCGGCGAAGGGTTCTTTCCCGAGGTAGCGAAGGTATGGGAGGGCGCCTGCGCGCCCGCCCGGGATGCGGGTGTCCGCACTGTGAACATGCGCATCGGAGTCGCTCTCTCGCCGAAAAGCGGCGCGCTCGGCAAGCAACTTCTGCCCTTCAAAATGGGCGCGGGTGCGGTGCTCGGTGACGGGAAACAGTGGGTGCCGTGGATCACGGCGAATGATGTGGCCGGCGCGATTTACCACTCGCTAATGAGTGACGAGATTAATGGCCCGGTCAACACGGTGGGGCCGAACCCGGTGACGAACCGCACGTTCACCAAGACGCTCGGGCGCGTGCTGCGTCGGCCCGCGTTCTTTTGGCTCCCGGAAGTCGCTCTGCGGGCGGCATTCGGCGGGGTCGCGGACGAGGCGCTACTCGCGAGCATGAAGGCCCGGCCCGCGAAACTCGCCATGGACGGCTTCGCGTTCGACCACCCGGACCTGGAAACTGCGCTGCGGTTCTTGCTGGGGCGGTAG
- a CDS encoding bifunctional riboflavin kinase/FAD synthetase, with the protein MATAYFDWSEYAPREFTGAAVTVGNFDGVHRGHQALVAAARRHADSVRGPVVVVTFDPPPHQVLHPGSERPPLTTIAQRSELLHAIGADHVVVLRTSPALLALSPEAFFEDVIVRQLGAKALVEGYDFRFGRGRAGTNETLKALCADARLEFTAIPQYAVGGEPVSSSRVRAALVNGDVSRAAELLNRPYRITGTVVTGAKRGRTIGFPTANLDNVLTVLPGNGVFAVRAIVGGATHQAAANIGPNPTFGEDARKIEVHLIGFAGDLYGKEMSVEFVARLRETKPFKGVSELIEQLKQDVTRAQEVLSTEPKTRAEL; encoded by the coding sequence ATGGCGACGGCTTACTTCGACTGGTCCGAATACGCGCCGCGGGAGTTTACGGGCGCTGCCGTAACCGTCGGCAACTTCGATGGCGTACACCGCGGGCACCAGGCCCTCGTCGCGGCGGCCCGGCGGCACGCGGACAGCGTTCGGGGGCCGGTGGTCGTGGTCACGTTCGATCCGCCGCCGCACCAAGTGCTGCACCCCGGATCGGAGCGCCCGCCGCTCACCACCATTGCGCAACGGTCGGAACTCTTGCACGCGATCGGTGCGGATCATGTTGTCGTTCTGCGCACCAGCCCGGCACTTCTCGCGCTCAGCCCGGAAGCGTTCTTCGAGGACGTGATCGTCCGGCAACTCGGCGCGAAGGCGCTCGTCGAGGGTTACGACTTCCGCTTCGGTCGCGGGCGCGCCGGGACAAATGAAACCCTCAAGGCTCTGTGTGCCGACGCGCGGTTGGAATTCACCGCGATTCCGCAATACGCGGTGGGAGGGGAGCCGGTCTCCAGCAGTCGCGTGCGCGCTGCGCTCGTGAACGGGGACGTATCGCGTGCCGCGGAACTGCTGAACCGCCCCTACCGCATTACGGGGACCGTTGTAACCGGGGCGAAACGCGGGCGCACCATCGGGTTCCCGACCGCGAACCTCGACAACGTGCTCACGGTGCTACCGGGGAACGGCGTGTTCGCGGTGCGCGCAATCGTGGGTGGCGCCACTCACCAAGCGGCCGCAAACATTGGCCCCAACCCGACTTTCGGCGAAGACGCGCGCAAGATCGAAGTTCACCTCATTGGCTTTGCCGGCGACCTGTACGGCAAGGAGATGAGCGTCGAGTTCGTCGCCCGACTCCGCGAAACGAAACCGTTTAAGGGCGTGAGCGAACTGATCGAACAATTAAAACAGGACGTCACACGCGCGCAAGAAGTGCTGAGCACTGAGCCAAAGACGAGGGCCGAGTTATGA
- a CDS encoding NifU family protein, whose translation MSLKERVEHALKVEIAPALLLDGAGIEVLEVEDGIASVRLSGVCAGCPATIMTILTSLEDELRKKVPEVEILEAVP comes from the coding sequence ATGAGCCTGAAAGAGCGCGTCGAGCACGCGCTAAAAGTGGAAATCGCCCCCGCGCTGTTGCTTGATGGCGCCGGCATTGAAGTGCTGGAAGTCGAGGACGGTATCGCATCGGTACGGCTTTCGGGTGTGTGCGCCGGGTGCCCGGCCACCATCATGACCATACTCACTTCGCTCGAAGACGAGTTGCGCAAGAAGGTGCCGGAAGTCGAAATCCTGGAAGCGGTGCCGTAA
- a CDS encoding sugar phosphate isomerase/epimerase family protein: MFLGYNTNGFAHHRLDDAIAILAELGYGGVALTPDVNHLDPEQVNYAGRQTLIRGDLLRHKLRCVIETGARFLLDSRRKHQPTLISPAPDDRETRFDFLSECVFLAKELRAECVSYWSGAATDGAAPSVLMDRLVEECKRLADIAAEHNVRLAFEPEPGMFIDTMDKFAELHARVNHPAFGLTIDIGHLVHNGELPVSKFLTEWKHVLWNVHIEDMRRGVHDHLMFGEGEVDFADVFAGLRAANYTGGVYVELSRHSFDAVNTARKAKAFLDQHFDELRA, translated from the coding sequence ATGTTCCTCGGCTACAACACGAACGGCTTCGCCCATCACCGGCTCGATGATGCGATCGCGATCTTGGCGGAACTGGGTTACGGCGGCGTCGCTCTCACGCCCGATGTGAACCACCTCGACCCCGAACAGGTGAACTACGCCGGGCGCCAGACGCTGATTCGCGGCGATTTGCTCCGACACAAATTGCGGTGCGTGATCGAAACCGGCGCGCGGTTCCTCCTCGATTCGCGCCGAAAGCACCAGCCCACTCTCATCAGCCCCGCCCCCGACGACCGCGAAACGCGGTTCGATTTTCTCAGTGAGTGCGTGTTTCTCGCGAAGGAGTTGCGCGCCGAGTGCGTGAGTTATTGGTCCGGCGCTGCGACCGACGGTGCCGCGCCTTCCGTGCTGATGGACCGGCTCGTCGAGGAGTGCAAGCGCCTCGCGGACATCGCCGCGGAACACAACGTCCGACTCGCGTTCGAGCCGGAACCGGGAATGTTCATCGACACGATGGACAAGTTCGCGGAGCTGCACGCGCGCGTCAATCACCCCGCGTTCGGGCTCACGATCGACATCGGCCACCTCGTCCACAACGGCGAACTGCCCGTCAGTAAGTTCCTCACGGAGTGGAAGCACGTTCTCTGGAACGTCCACATCGAGGACATGCGCCGCGGGGTTCACGATCACCTGATGTTCGGTGAGGGCGAAGTGGATTTCGCAGACGTGTTTGCGGGCCTGCGGGCCGCGAACTACACGGGCGGCGTGTACGTCGAATTGAGTCGCCACAGCTTCGACGCGGTGAATACCGCGCGCAAGGCGAAAGCGTTTCTGGATCAGCACTTCGACGAACTGCGCGCGTGA